ttccagatcaccatgtaagaaagctgtcttcacatcaagctgtgctaactcaagatcatattgtgcaaccaaagctagtaATATCCGAATGGaagaatgcttcacaacaggagagaatacttcactgtagtcaattccctctgtctgagcgtagcccttggctaccaacctagctttgtatcgtactccatttttagcagcttgatcatctttctgattgaagatccacttacagccaattaccttctttccttttggaagcggcacaagctcccaagtctggttctggtgaagagaatgcatctcttcattcatcgtctttgtccattcaacttgttcactggactgtacggcttctctttaagtggttgggatctcacccccttcagctggtaatgcatatgtcacatagtctgcataacgtgttggtacacgtttctctcgtcttggtctgttggttgctattgattcgggttgagatggaggtactgtgactggattattagtctcatcttgtccatgcttctttgaagtaataaactccacattctgcgaatcatctgatgtttcgccatcactgctgccttcactggaatctttatgcttatgtgacttaagcatctcagattcgttgaatgtaacatctctactgatgattacctttttggactctatgcaccagagtctatacccttttacaccggtactaaagcccaagaattttgctttcttggctttaggatcaagcttactttctttagcatgatagtaagcaggacatctgaaaatgtgtaaaaagtcataatcagtagcatgtttacctctccacatttcaatgggtgtcttcccatcattggcagctgcgggtagtcggttgatgaggtggcaggcatatgtcacagcttcagcccaaaatttctTACTGAGTCCAGCATTCagtaacatacatcgcactttctctaataaagtacgattcattcgttctgccacaccgttctgctgcggtgtaccttgtaccgtgaagtgtctgacaattccctctctccggcatacttccatgaaggggtctgaagtgtactcacctccattatcagatttGAGCCGCTTAATCttcctgccggtctgagtctcaaccattttcttccaatcaaggaagatcttcagcacttcatctttattcttcatcgtatacacccacacacgacgagaataatcatcaacaaaagttacaaaccaatgtttacctcccaaagatgcattttgggtaggtccccaaacatcagagtgcacatagtcaataattccctgtgtattgtgtactgcggttccaaacttgatccgcctctgcttccccaatacacagtgctcacagaaagacagtttaccagtcttggcacctttgagtaagccttgcctcaccagtgtttgcaaagctttttcacctgcgtgtcccatacgcatatgccaaagactggtggtgtcatcatcagtctcatctagcttctcacagcctgtggaagctcttccagcaacagtacttccttgcaagaagtacaagtttcctcgcctcaagcccttcattgccacctgaactcccattagtactttgagagttccgtcttcaatgacgattctgaatccctttgaatccaaagatcccagtgagatgagattcttccgcaagtccggaACATACCGAACTTCCGTTAGAGTCTTGATgctgccatcgtgcagcttcaaccgaatgctacctattccctgtgtcttacaggcactgtcattgcccataagtactgctccaccctcgatctttgtgaagtcagtaaaccagtcctgATTGGGATacatatgataggtacatccggaatccataatccattcatcggaatgacaaatggatgatgagcttatcaaggaaaaatccgaatcatcatctctgtccacgacattagctgtggtgggttgattctgctgttgtcccttccggttgggacaatccttcttccagtgtcctttgttgtaacaaaaggaacactcgtctttggcgagttttctgccgactgatgaaccacgtgatgtggcccgggttttcgaatgaaaaccttttctcttccgggataccttgactttggtctccctcttgctgttaaagcttcacttgatgtatcttgatgtacctgcttatcctttttccagtactcattgctaattaaagaactagatacatcatcaaaactaatactttccttcccatacagtagagtagtaattaaatgctcatatgtatcgggtaaggaatttaacaaaagtaaagctttatcttcatcttcaatttcaacatctaagtttaacaaatcagcaagaatttagttgtaactattcagatgttcagacatagaaataccttcacgaaattggaatctgaagagcttcttcttcaagtgcaaacggctctcaatgctcttcttcatgaacttatcctccaatttctgccaaagtaccttAGCATTTGtttctctcatgacaaaatacttttgttctttggtaaggcataatcggattgtactacaagcttgagtattaagcttcttccaaccctgatcagtcatataatctggctttcctcccaacgcaatatccaactcttgttggatcaacacgtccatgacttcacactgccacatgccgaagttaCTTGTTCCAtcaaacttttcaacttcaaacttggcatttgacacagtggaccgacgtcccgagctactggcatgttcagagctcctgtctcttccagatccttccatttgaatttaaaaatttagactcaaaatttcaaaattctaaccgtatggatgagtccggaacgatccaaatagtaggaaagcactatttgattattgaaatcggactccgaatggcttagatcaagccgaaattggatctgaaaaacggacggttttgatctgtctggcgcgtgggatacacgcgctgcacagtgcgcGTGGGCAGCGAGTAGgcgcgtgtaatacacgcgcTACAGTCCTTCTGCGCGTaggggagagtgaggcgcgtggaGTACACGCCCcgaacctctgtagggcgcgtgggggcacGTGAGGCGGGTGTccgtcacgcgtcttcaaccttcggggcgcgtgggggcgcgtgggcgcgtgtggctcagtcgtcttcttcctccgatGCGGGTGGGGGCGCGTGGATGACAGCAGATACACGCGCtgaccttctaggggcgcgtgtgggctcgtccgacctccgttttcgatgccgtttgcggcaacggattcgtctcgacgcgaggaacaccctggagttgtcaaaaattgattttgagcaacttgaatttttagacagttcgaaccagagctctgataccaattgttttGCCTCTAAACTGttcgaaaatcacacaaaataattttaaagtggttcagcaaattgcttacgtccactggagcctcttttatagaatttgtacaagatttatgaaaatctacaaattctcaattctctcacgtccctctttctctttcttttctctcctctccACTGCTACTTCTGCAGATCaaaactctcctatttataggagaagttctcTTCAGCAATTCTTGATCAGTTTCGGTGCAGCAATCAGCTGCTGAAAATACGGGGTGGGAGGTGCCTAGCATTAGAAACAAggcaccgaacggtgcctaacAAGACAATGCACCTTACGGTGCATGTACAAGTCATGCCACTTGGGTGGCTTTTCAACACTTAAACAATTGAAGTccgccttctattcttttcaacGGAGAGAGAAGGAGCAGGAACCCTTAAATGACTTTGAGGTGGTGAGATATGGTTATCACTTCTTCAAAATCTTCAAGGGGCTCATTGTTGATCTCATTAGCCACAATGATCGAAATGAGAGCAGAGTATTTTTTAATGGGAGAAGTCCTGAAGATGCGCTTAAAGTGTTGGAGGTTGAACTCAACTTCATCTACGAAGTTCTCTATACCAAGTTCATTGTGATACATGATCTCATAGCATACCTTTTGCGCTTTGTAAGCTCGCTTTCGGTTTTGGCGTCCCTTGGGATCTTCTCTTTTGTAGACTGCAAGCAAGGTTTAGATAAGTTTGATATTCGAGTTACCTACACCCTGCTGCTCGGTGCCTTGAGCCTGGAGGCAATAGCTCTTTTCAACCTCATTCTCTCGGATTGGACAACAGCTTCTCTGGACAAgatcaagccaaaaacaaattcaaatgtACTCTGGACCATCttcaaaaaatatctcaaatttaGGAGTTTAAGGTGGTCTAAATGCAAGGATGAGTCTGGCAAAGAGTTTTTAAAGAGAGCTACACCAGTATTACTTCGCAGGTGGTCTGAATCCATGGTAGGATTTAATTTGATAACATACTGCCTCAAGCAACTTCCAAAAACATCCAATGTAGAAAATGATCAGTGCTTCCTTGACATTTATAAGAAGACTACTCATATGTTGCATCATGTACGCAAATATTTTCGCAAAGAGATTGTTGCTAAAGACTTTCTAGATGAGTGGAAATATGCGTCCAAAAACCCCTTCACAAAAGATCTATGGGAATTTATCTTTCTCGAACTGAGGCTGGAATCTGAAGAGGCAGATGAACCAAAAAATATCAAGACGATAAGTTCAGCTAGAGATGCTTACGTTCTCCAAGAAATAATATACAGCAATGAAGGGCGAGAAGTTTATGGAAAACTAATCACGGATTATATTGAAAATGTTACCTTTGACAAGAGCCTTCTGCTTTGGCACATTGCTACTGAACTCTGCTATCATGGAAGTCAACACAAAGCTGATGATTATCAACATCATAAATTCATCAGTAAGCTGGTTTCAGATTACATGTTATATCTTCTAGTGATGAAACCTACTATGATGTCTGCTGTGGCAGGTATTGGGCAGATTAGATATAGAGATACTTGTGCTGAGGCTAAAAGATTCTTTCGCAACAAGGGACTAGGACCAAACGATGAGGAAAAGCTTGCTTGTGAATGCCTCCTTGCTGTGAATACAGAAGTTAAACCTGTTCATGTGAAGGGAGATAGAAGCAAAACTTTATTGTTTGATGCATGCATCCTGGCCAAAGAGCTTCAAAAATTGGATGAGGAGAAGAAATGGGAGGTAATCAACAAAGTGTGGGTGGAGATGTTGTCATACGCGTCAAATCATTGCAGACCAGATGCCCATGCTCAGCAACTTAGTAAAGGTGGCCAGCTTATTAATCTCGTTTGGTTGCTGATGGCTCATTTTGGCCTTGTTGAGCAGTTCGTATTCACTGCTGGTGTTGGCCCTGCAAAATTGATTGTAGACAAGTAGTAACTTTTTCGTTATTCATTCTATATGTTTATGATTAGAATTTGATGTAATTTTTTCGATGTATCTCTAATCTCCTTTGCTAGCAACTTCTTCGTTATTCATGCTATATGTTCATGAGAAGTCGATGTACTTTTTTCGATATATCTCTTTTCTCCTTCGCTTGCGTGTTGGGAAGAATCAATTGAATTGGGATATAATTACCAATAAATGCTACATAATGTAGGTCTAgggtaattttatctttaaaattataaaaatatctctcaTAAAATGATGTTCTTATTTCATAAAGGCCTACACATATAGTTTCTAAGTGAaaactgcaaatagaatttttctttagaaaaattttacttgTCACTCCCTTATACCACACCAACATGTGATTTATCAATTTtgccattttatttaaatacacacaTGTTGATATGTAAATATGTACGTTTAAAtagaaggataaaaataaaatatacatgtCAGTGTGGTGTGGGGATTATAAGTGTTATTTCTCATATATCTATTCTCCTTCCGCTAGGAAAATTCAGCTTTACTCATTGAGCTTTTTTCATACAAAGCAAATGAAGTAATTATAGGTATatcaagaaagaaaaacttTAATGACAGTAAAAATTTTAAGGGAAAAAGTACTAcgcttgtattttttttttccttgatcaCGAAGAGCAAATGGTTACATCAAGTATGAGATTCTCAAACACTAACTTGTTTCTTGCATACCAAATTAGAAGGTCCATGGCATTTACTACAAAGATGAGGAAATGGTAGAGGTGCTCTAGCTACATGTTTTGTAACGTCCTGTACTACACGGTCAGTGAATTACTTCCTGTAACCTAAAATCATATCCAACAATATATCTATAGATtccaaaaaaatacatcgcAGAACCTTACCCTTCTCTTTCTCACTTTTTCTTGCACCAAAGCACACCACCCCATCTCCCTCTTCTCGATGAGTCCCTGTTGTGGCTCAGCTCCTTTCCATCACCTACACCAACATTGCTCCTTCGTGAGTTGCATCACCACCCATCGAAAGCCCCAATGCCCAAAACTAATGGCCAAACTCTACACGTTTGCTACAAAGAACCACAACACATGCATGTGCCTCAAGCCAAGGTAGGTAGCGAACCACCCCCTAGCTCCACTTGTCCACAACCAAGACAACTGCTGCCTCCACCCCTGCCTCAAGTCGGAAACCACCTAACCCTACTGTTATAGCAACCGTGAAACTCAGCCCTTTTCCCCTCCTCTTCAAGCATGACTAAACCAGTGGACAACAACCACTGCGCCACTCATCACTGCAACCAAAAGCCCAAATCTTTTGGGTTCGAAACCTTAGCTTTAGCTGCCAGCCCCATCATGCTCCTCCCTGTCTGGTGTTGCTACGATGGGCTCTCCATCTCTTGGCCTCACACCTGTGCTCTCTGTCTCACTCCCATGCTCCCTATCTCACTATCTAGCAACACACGCACACTATTTCTTTCTCTACCTGAGACACCACATAACCAACCTCAAGACCATCGCCCAAACCACTATTTGGAACGACCACAGTCAACAGCAATGCTCAAGATGCCTCGATTATCAAGAACTCCTACCTCCGCATTGTACATATCCTTGGACTAACCTCCAAAATAACTTTTGTTGGAAAACTATGAAATTGTGAATTGTGCAGTTTGGTTGTAAATTTGTGTGGTGGGTGAAGGCCCCGTGGAGCATTGAGATTGAGCTGTAGTTGGTTGTGATTTTGTTTGGTGGCCGAGGGCCTTATGAAGCATTGGgattaaaaaattgtattttggGTGCTTTGTTTTGGAATTGATTGTACTGTTTAAATAATGGGCATTTTATAATAAATGTTGTTGTTACTCTATCACTAACACAATTTTTGCTGCATTTTTTTGTTGCATTGTATTTGATGCCTGTGGTTGATATTCTTGTAACTGGACTCTGTTTTTGTGTGAGTAAATTGAGATTTGTGAAACTATTGGGTTTTGAGTCAAACAATTTTGTGGGTGCATGTGTATTAGGACCCTAAGCCAAGGAGGCATTATCTCAATGGAGCTCCTCTGAGGGAGCTCATAACACTAAGAGACATCCTCTGGGTTGTCATCGGCCAACAATGGGCTTGGGCGAGACAGTAATGCTCTTGGGTCAACGCTATTGCCTCTTTTCTGGTGGAGACTAAAGGATGCCTAGCCACGAAAGCGTTGGGCACGAAATTGGGCATCACTTGTTATGAAATAATATGTACGATCGTTACTTGTGGTGTGACAAAGGGAGCCGGAGTGTGCGGATGGTCCATATGAGAGACCATGGTGCATAccttaatttaaaatgaatgttttcaaaacaaaaatgtgatttttggatgTGTAACATCTTGTGTGATAAATGTGTGCATATTTGAGTTTGTTAAATTGCAAACGCCAAATGCCGtatttctttgtatttttttgtttggataatttctcatttttcactTGTAAAATTACAATTGCCGAATGTCATATTTTTGGCATTTCTGATTTGCCAAATATGCCATATATTCACTAACACTACTATTTTGCATTTCTCATTTGGCATTTTTGGTACTATCATAATTTTGGCATTTCTCTAGTAATATCAACACCTAAACTAGAAAATATCCACTGACATATTAACAACCCACACAAGCACAGAAGAAATCCAACTAACATAAATTACACAATCCCAACAGTAGAATAATGCAAGCCCATAAACAATAGAGTTTATAAACAACCCATAATTAGCAATTTATTCATCATAGTGCCTTGGACTTCTAAAATCACCCAACACAAGCTCCAATAAACAGTACATCAATATTTTAGCCCATCCTCCTCAAATTCACAATACACACATCAACTAAATGGCCCACACATTCAAAATCACTAACTCTcaccttataaaaaaattaacctgCCTACATTTGGTCCGACATGTCCAACAACCAAACAACCACACATCAACCCAACCAGCCACACGCTAACCCCGAACAGCCCACGTCCTTCATACACTCCTCTGTCCACCTCACACAACCAAGAGACTTTCCAAAACAGTTCCACTGCTAAGGTATGATTATCCAGTAATAATAGCCCTCCTCTTAGAAGCTACCACCTCAGTAATCACACTAAACTCACGCTACACTCATGCGCATGGGATAGCAATGATTTTTCTTGAGAAGGACTTATTTCTCTTGGACGAACGGGTGGTTCCAGGAGGCTTCCAGAACCAACATTGAGTAGACCTCCTCTGCCACCAGTCCACCAAGTATCCGTCGTCCTCCTTGGTTGGTTTTGCCCAGGACGATTTCTCCCAATTTTGCCCCACAAGTGACTCGCCCACTACGCAAGTGTAGTTCCACCGCCAGTGGTCTGTGGCCCATGGTAGTTCGTCACCAACTAACAGTTGTTCATGACTAACTCCAGTGGCCTTGGTGTTGATCAGGTGTTTATGCTCTTTTGCATTACCAAGACACTATAGGGATTtgctttttctcttcctttatcTTTCGTATTTTCTACgggggtttgattctccataaGAGGTTTATCAGCTACGTTGCaaaaattagtttgaaaaaaatttacttacaaACCCATTTATTGATACACCGAATACATACAATTATGTTGGGATGGAGCTATTGCATTGCTGGTAATGCGCTTTCTTCTAATAGCTGAAATTGATATCTACTTCTCTGGGCCATTTCTGAAGTTTCCCATACTTGAATGACTTTAGTAACTGCTGTGCTGCTGTTAGTAACATTTTCCACcattttttgtttattgcaATCTTAAACTTGTTTCAACTAATGTATCCATTTCATGTTTGGACCATCTTCAGATGGCCCAAAGGTGTTTGACATAATGTTTGAAAGAGAGGTTTTATGTCCATGGCCAAAGATTGCATGATTTATGGCACACCACTAAAAGGCATCTTCAAAACATGCACCGAAACCAATGTCCCACTTTAGTAACCtcatttgtaaaataattataaaagatcAGTTGTGTGCTTATCATACTACCAACTTTGTAATGCTCAATTACAATCattaattgatgaattttaaatGGTGTCACGAGTTAACCActtaaaaaattactaaaaatgTAATACATAAGTCGACCCATGAAAATGGTAAAATTTTCTGAAGTTTTAGCAATCAAGTTGCTTTTAGTTTTGAATACATGATTAATGACTCATACATAAGCACATGATATAGACAGTGCTTGGAGAGAGACCCATGCATTGTCCCATATATCACATATATCCCATTACGGACTTAGTGCCCTGTTTGTTGTGCTCTATATAGGAATTCAAAGCCATTGATTTTTGTCTAtgatttttggtgatttttcataataaatgAACTTATAATCATGTGGTTTTGCATGGAATGAACCAATTTATAATCTTGATAGTGATGAACTTGAGGCTGAAAGTGTAGACATTCAAAGTGATGTGAATGTTGAAGATGGGGTCAATGTCAAAGATGGAGTGAATGTGATTCCCTCTTCAAGTAGTGGTCCGTTGGAGCCATTCATTGGTATGGTATTTGAGGAGGTCGAAGACACCCAAACATATTACAAGGCATATGCAAGGTGAAAAAGATTTGCAATCTGTATGAATTATACTTGATTGTCgaaagaagataaaaatctttGTGCAATAGACTATATTTGCACAAAGGAAAGATTTCGGCAGGTAAGTCGGAAAGACACAGATCGAATACTCACTGAACTTGCTGAGACAAAGTTGGATGTAAAGCAATAATGGGAATAAAGAAAGATGGTGAAAAGTGGATAGTCAACAAGTTTGTAGTTGGACATAACCATATTACATTTACAATGAGAAGTACTAGTTTTCTTCATGGACATAGGGGAGTTACTAAAGTCTAAAAAAACTTATTATGACTTTGAATGAGTCCAGTGTACCAACAATGAATATAATATTAGTGTTGAGTAAAGATTCAGGTAGTGACTTTAATGTAGGTTGTGTTGGCAAGGATGTAGAAAATTACGTGGGAAGCAAAAGGAGAAAAGTATTTGAAGAGGGGAATGCATAAATGTTAACTTGGATTCGACATTTTGTGTCGGTATGTCAACAACTCAAAGGAGTGAAAGcatgaacaaatttttgaaagattttattcgTTCAAGCACTATGGTCAGTGACTTTGTGCATCAGTATGGAAAAACTGTAGATGCACGTTActttaaagagaaagagaaggatGTGCGGACAAAATCTACGTGGTCGATAATGAAAACATCTTTTAAAATTGAAGAGGATGCGGCAATTGTCTATACAAGAAAGTTTTTCATGATTTTCCAATATGAGCTATTCAATAGTCTACAGTACCAAGCAAGAAAATTGTATGTGATTGGTGAGGCTAAGACATATGGAGGGACAACTCATGGTAAAGAAACAACTCTTTACCATTTGACATTGGAGGGTAATGAAATACATGCTACATGTACATGGCATATGTGGGAGTTTATGAGAATTATTTGTAGCCATAACTTGTGTGTTTTTGGCAAGAAGGCAAAGTTAAATAGATTGCCACAACATTATGTTCTAGACAGATTGACTATTAATGCTAAAAATTGACCCATTCCTGACATACCATGTTCTGATGACTAAGTGAGGCAAGGACAAGATGATCATACGATGAGAAAAAGCAAGTCAATGATACAACTTTATGACATTGTCGAACTTGCATCACAGTCAACAGAAGAACACAATCACTTCACACTTGCATTGGAAAAGGTTCACAAAGAGTTGCTTGTAATGGAAGAGCATGTAAAATGTTCACAGATGGTGTCCACCAATGATGATCAAATATTAAGAAGTCAAGTTGTATAGAACTTTTCACAAACGTTGCAGGATCCTCCACGAGTGCCCATGAAAGGTCGcccaaaatatttaagattgaaGAACCCAAAGGAAACACGAACAACAAAGTAAAGACATTGTAGCATTTGCAAGAATGAGGGACATGctaaaaagaattttcctttagtGAGGTATAGTAGCTTTGTAgctatttgtatttttatgttttttaaatatagaaGCTAATAAAGTTTGTCGTTATTTTTATAAGGATTTTGGGCCAACAACTGACAGCATGTCAGAACATTTGGATTCAtagcataatttttcttatatattgtaTGTGATTTATTCCCTCTTATCTTTAGCTAAATTAAATTGGTGGATTGT
This is a stretch of genomic DNA from Carya illinoinensis cultivar Pawnee chromosome 15, C.illinoinensisPawnee_v1, whole genome shotgun sequence. It encodes these proteins:
- the LOC122296638 gene encoding uncharacterized protein LOC122296638 codes for the protein MVELIPIRLQKTWEIWNVRGVILFSLSLQIVLFLGAPMRKRTGNKLFTLIIWGSYFLVDWAASFTIGLITSSRNSCNIIQRNDLLAFWAPFLLLHLGGPDTITAFALEDNELWLRHFLALIFQVFTSFYVFLETLPSNKLWLPTSLIFLAEVIKYIERTRSLYRASWGTFRETMLTEPDPGPEYAKLMEAFSSKKLAGLPTKMSRKEDADLKQLKSAFYSFQRREKEQEPLNDFEVVRYGYHFFKIFKGLIVDLISHNDRNESRVFFNGRSPEDALKVLEVELNFIYEVLYTKFIVIHDLIAYLLRFVSSLSVLASLGIFSFVDCKQGLDKFDIRVTYTLLLGALSLEAIALFNLILSDWTTASLDKIKPKTNSNVLWTIFKKYLKFRSLRWSKCKDESGKEFLKRATPVLLRRWSESMVGFNLITYCLKQLPKTSNVENDQCFLDIYKKTTHMLHHVRKYFRKEIVAKDFLDEWKYASKNPFTKDLWEFIFLELRLESEEADEPKNIKTISSARDAYVLQEIIYSNEGREVYGKLITDYIENVTFDKSLLLWHIATELCYHGSQHKADDYQHHKFISKLVSDYMLYLLVMKPTMMSAVAGIGQIRYRDTCAEAKRFFRNKGLGPNDEEKLACECLLAVNTEVKPVHVKGDRSKTLLFDACILAKELQKLDEEKKWEVINKVWVEMLSYASNHCRPDAHAQQLSKGGQLINLVWLLMAHFGLVEQFVFTAGVGPAKLIVDNDELEAESVDIQSDVNVEDGVNVKDGVNVIPSSSSGPLEPFIGMVFEEVEDTQTYYKAYARRAPKVNHLLFVDESVLNCKANLQENEVVQRLLDKYELVSGHKLKHSINKDEIDNKEAKVEELLDKQTRWWDVSKVRNLLSLVAATKVMKIVLSSGEHEDTHIWA